One genomic segment of Bombina bombina isolate aBomBom1 chromosome 4, aBomBom1.pri, whole genome shotgun sequence includes these proteins:
- the LOC128655880 gene encoding uncharacterized protein LOC128655880 — MMRRMLVLFLVLAVWSNSLPVTSFSPEELLRVTVYINNKFAKNTNMQYAYVVKFSNNQCNTLTDENIANVLNVENPVWDEIFKNDQIYSGTNLVMAKYRNPNNNKKDAEHAEYRLFYPTGSSTVSPVENLMNTGAKAGCVLFFTLNSPCVGRCAVTNGEYSILDKLNVLSKIDDRALVYNTFFNSDQKRPVKEVWKAWAAVDKIIPMYRCDNNSCSRCSENDVIANTKHNVCKK; from the exons ATG ATGCGGAGGATGTTGGTCTTATTTCTTGTGCTTGCTGTCTGGAGTAACTCCCTGCCGGTGACCAGCTTTTCCCCAGAGGAGCTTCTGAGAGTCACTGTCTACATCAATAACAAATTTGCTAA aaataCCAATATGCAATACGCCTACGTTGTCAAGTTTTCTAACAACCAATGCAACACTCTAACAGATGAAAATATAGCGAATGTGCTAAATGTAGAAAATCCAGTTTGGGATGAGATATTCAAAAATGATCAGATTTATAGCGGAACAAACCTGGTAATGGCCAAATACAGAaacccaaataataataaaaaagatgcagAACATGCTGAATATCGTCTCTTTTACCCTACTGGATCTTCTACAGTTTCCCCAGTTGAAAACCTGATGAATACAGGAGCTAAAGCCGGATGTGTGCTGTTTTTTACTCTGAATTCGCCATGTGTGGGACGCTGTGCAGTAACTAATGGGGAATATAGTATCCTAGACAAACTGAATGTATTGAGTAAGATAGATGATAGAGCTTTAGTTTACAATACATTCTTTAATTCTGACCAAAAAAGACCAGTAAAAGAGGTCTGGAAAGCTTGGGCAGCTGTTGATAAAATAATACCCATGTATCGCTGTGACAATAACAGCTGCAGCAGATGCAGTGAAAATGATGTGATAGCCAACACTAAACACAATGTTTGCAAGAAATGA